In Leopardus geoffroyi isolate Oge1 chromosome D1, O.geoffroyi_Oge1_pat1.0, whole genome shotgun sequence, a single window of DNA contains:
- the LOC123602715 gene encoding olfactory receptor 10W1 — protein MTWGNHSMLMEFVFLAYPSPPELQVLFFLGVSLVYSLIIGGNVFIVVAIHTEARLHTAMYYFLGSLSGIELCYTAVVVPHILTNVLQSEKTITLLGCATQMIFFIGLGSADCFLLAAMAYDRYVAICSPLQYPLTVTLTLCVHLVVASVVIGLFLSIQLVAFIFSLPFCRARTIEHFFCDVPPVMRLVCTNSHIHERAVLVAATLAIAMPFFFITTSYAFIVAAVLKIHSAAGRHRAFSTCSSHLSVVLLQYGCCAFMYLRPNSSYYPKQDQFISLVYTLGTPLLNPLIYTLRNREMKGTLGRVLARNCLSQNN, from the coding sequence ATGACCTGGGGAAATCACTCAATGTTGATGGAATTTGTGTTCCTGGCCTATCCGTCTCCCCCAGAGCTCCAGGTCTTGTTTTTCCTTGGAGTCAGCCTGGTTTATAGCTTGATCATCGGTGGGAATGTCTTCATTGTGGTGGCCATCCATACGGAAGCACGCCTGCACACAGCCATGTACTACTTCCTGGGCAGCCTCTCGGGAATAGAACTATGCTACACTGCTGTGGTGGTGCCCCACATCCTGACCAACGTCCTCCAGTCAGAGAAGACCATCACCCTCCTGGGCTGTGCCACTCAGATGATCTTCTTCATTGGGCTTGGTAGCGCTGACTGCTTCCTCTTGGCTGCCATGGCCTATGACCGGTATGTTGCTATTTGCTCCCCCTTGCAGTACCCGCTCACTGTGACTTTAACTCTCTGTGTCCACTTGGTCGTGGCCTCTGTGGTCATTGGCTTGTTCCTGTCCATACAACTGGTGGCCTTCATCTTCTCGCTGCCATTCTGCCGGGCGCGGACTATCGAGCACTTCTTTTGCGATGTGCCACCGGTGATGCGTCTTGTTTGCACCAACAGCCACATCCATGAGCGGGCAGTGCTGGTGGCGGCCACATTGGCCATTGCCATGCCTTTCTTCTTCATCACCACCTCCTACGCCTTCATTGTGGCTGCTGTGCTCAAGATCCACTCGGCAGCTGGCCGCCACCgggccttctccacctgctcctcccacctctccGTGGTCCTGCTGCAGTATGGCTGTTGTGCCTTCATGTACCTGCGCCCCAACTCCAGCTACTACCCCAAGCAAGATCAGTTCATTTCACTAGTGTACACATTGGGAACCCCACTGCTCAACCCACTTATCTACACCCTGAGGAACCGTGAAATGAAGGGGACCCTGGGGAGAGTTCTTGCCAGGAATTGCCTCTCCCAGAACAACTAA